In Fusobacterium canifelinum, a genomic segment contains:
- a CDS encoding BglG family transcription antiterminator encodes MLKKQHFELLKLIENEKKLPKIAELLDLTERSVRYKIDEINEELGTKKIKIKKREFFSSLTDEDMTKLIENIEGENYIYNQKEREELIILYTLMKKDKFLLKEVAEKLGTSKSTIRNDLKNLKKILLKYNIKLLQDDKLKYYFDYLEEDYRYFITTYLYKYVNFDKKYDEIFFDDISYFRKLIYKEIKDEYIGEINSISKKIKKVKLDYMDETLNILVILMVISQKREKKNSNLKIQNIKILEKREEYLQLKKIFKDFSNINLMFFTDYLFRITRDEKDIFVKFENWLDISVAINKIVRTFEIENKIDLKNIDVFLDEIFYYIKPLIFRTKRKIKLKNSILKDVKKLYPSIFNFLKRNFYFLEEVIDEKVSDEEIAYLVPFFHKALQNNNKINKKGILVTTYKENIALFLKEDIETEFLIDIDKILTLKSFEQIEKNLEDYDYILTTFSVEKDFVKEIKHTKIIELNPILTEKDIKKLEEAGLTKNKKIKMTSLLKVILENSFNVNVKKLINSLDEIFPEKIYNDVDRNKFLLENFLKPENIFKVNLNSFEEILNNFLKLSFLQKNDINAIINRISNNNFYSYLGEKIGIIFHKLNTKNSQDNVLIAINEKEICINSKKINTIILINSNCEIKYKAIIYNFVKLFFQNKKIRFNNNRLDIYDYLISNI; translated from the coding sequence ATGCTAAAAAAACAGCATTTTGAATTATTAAAACTTATTGAAAATGAAAAAAAATTACCTAAAATAGCAGAACTTTTAGATTTAACAGAAAGAAGCGTTCGTTATAAAATAGATGAAATTAATGAAGAATTAGGCACAAAAAAAATAAAAATAAAAAAAAGAGAGTTTTTTTCCTCTTTAACTGATGAAGATATGACTAAACTTATTGAGAATATTGAAGGAGAAAACTATATATATAATCAAAAAGAAAGAGAAGAATTAATAATACTTTATACTTTAATGAAAAAAGATAAGTTTTTATTAAAAGAAGTTGCTGAAAAACTTGGGACAAGTAAGTCTACTATTAGAAATGACTTAAAAAACTTAAAAAAAATATTATTAAAGTATAATATAAAATTATTACAAGATGATAAATTAAAATATTATTTTGATTATTTAGAAGAAGATTATAGATATTTCATAACAACCTACCTATATAAATATGTGAATTTTGATAAAAAATATGATGAAATATTTTTTGATGATATAAGTTATTTTAGGAAGCTTATTTACAAAGAAATTAAAGATGAATACATAGGTGAGATAAATTCTATTTCCAAGAAAATTAAAAAAGTAAAATTAGATTATATGGATGAAACATTAAATATATTAGTTATTTTAATGGTTATTTCACAAAAAAGAGAAAAGAAAAATTCTAATTTAAAAATTCAAAATATAAAAATTTTGGAAAAAAGAGAAGAGTATTTACAACTAAAAAAAATCTTTAAAGATTTTTCAAATATAAATTTAATGTTCTTTACAGATTATTTGTTTAGAATAACAAGAGATGAAAAAGATATTTTTGTAAAATTTGAAAATTGGTTAGATATCAGTGTAGCTATAAATAAAATAGTAAGAACTTTTGAAATTGAAAATAAGATTGATTTAAAAAATATAGATGTTTTTCTTGATGAAATTTTTTATTATATAAAACCTTTAATTTTTAGAACCAAAAGAAAGATAAAACTAAAAAATTCTATATTAAAAGATGTAAAAAAACTTTATCCTTCTATATTTAATTTTTTAAAAAGAAATTTCTATTTCCTAGAAGAAGTTATTGATGAAAAAGTTTCAGATGAAGAAATAGCATATTTAGTACCTTTTTTTCATAAAGCTTTACAAAATAATAATAAAATAAATAAAAAAGGGATACTTGTCACTACATATAAGGAAAATATAGCACTTTTTCTAAAAGAAGATATAGAAACAGAATTTTTAATTGATATAGATAAAATTTTGACTTTAAAAAGTTTTGAACAGATAGAGAAAAATTTAGAAGATTATGATTATATCCTAACAACATTTTCTGTAGAAAAGGATTTTGTGAAAGAAATTAAACATACTAAAATTATAGAATTAAATCCTATTTTAACAGAAAAAGATATAAAGAAACTTGAAGAAGCTGGACTTACAAAAAATAAAAAGATAAAAATGACATCCTTGTTAAAAGTTATATTAGAAAATTCATTTAATGTAAATGTAAAAAAACTTATAAACAGTTTAGATGAAATATTTCCAGAAAAAATTTATAATGATGTAGATAGAAATAAATTTTTGTTAGAAAACTTTTTAAAACCAGAAAATATTTTTAAAGTAAATTTGAATTCATTTGAAGAAATTTTAAATAATTTTTTAAAATTATCTTTCTTGCAAAAAAATGATATTAATGCTATCATAAATAGAATATCAAATAATAATTTTTACTCTTATTTAGGAGAAAAAATTGGAATAATTTTTCATAAATTAAATACAAAAAATAGTCAAGATAATGTACTGATTGCAATAAATGAAAAAGAAATATGCATAAATAGCAAAAAAATTAATACAATTATATTAATAAATTCAAATTGTGAAATAAAATATAAGGCAATTATTTATAATTTTGTGAAATTATTTTTCCAAAATAAAAAGATTAGGTTTAATAACAATAGATTGGATATCTATGATTATTTAATAAGTAACATCTAA
- a CDS encoding OadG family protein yields the protein MWTSDTMTFGESLITFLIGFSIVFFALIALALFIIISSKVINLLVKEEVAEQKPVVSNVNANTAAKAVVKEDNQEEVERLAVIISAISEEMREPVENFTIVNITEI from the coding sequence ATGTGGACATCTGATACTATGACTTTTGGAGAAAGTTTAATAACTTTTTTGATAGGGTTTTCAATAGTGTTCTTTGCTTTGATAGCACTAGCATTATTTATAATAATATCATCAAAAGTTATAAATCTTTTAGTTAAAGAAGAAGTAGCTGAACAAAAGCCAGTTGTAAGTAATGTAAATGCAAATACAGCTGCAAAAGCGGTTGTTAAAGAAGACAACCAAGAAGAAGTTGAAAGATTAGCGGTTATAATCTCAGCTATTAGTGAAGAGATGAGAGAACCTGTTGAAAATTTCACTATTGTTAACATAACAGAAATTTAA